Proteins co-encoded in one Carassius gibelio isolate Cgi1373 ecotype wild population from Czech Republic chromosome A15, carGib1.2-hapl.c, whole genome shotgun sequence genomic window:
- the LOC128029426 gene encoding uncharacterized protein LOC128029426, which yields MTKTFDAYPNSTSTESSPGSSIPPSPLEHDAQMPSDLEVMTTLLKEELAQLEDYYLYESAPMKLEKWQKCDKSLQAMATQSYYQLPCASYNVNQSETNPRLLSLATGDLDLRGFCGGSMNRPKMSRPGPYSYIRTHCNSQRISANGCKDVEVFEKEMWTFKGTHSGYAELAFDQCSVDKSYGKSHASTKKVRECAILLKEEEKSCFTEDVFYRAEMMRSYDLGGSLESHHRREGQSHGMKMLSHDGIAMPVLQSTESESCPPYKQSEVAECYFHQITANLEPYHGFMNEIDQPVRTGAVDIQNNDYLHHDCLGDQSFECLSGDSVGSSLELPVQKPLQRSRESQCVFKPDVKVGPLERNHGERKQKKRDQNKSAAHRYRQRKRAEQDCLEEELHGLEGRNRELRDKAESVEREIQYVKDLLIEVYKARSQRLKEDSSA from the exons ATGACAAAAACTTTTGACGCTTACCCAAACTCAACTTCCACGGAATCCTCTCCTGGTTCCTCTATCCCACCTTCACCTCTGGAGCATGATGCCCAAATGCCCTCCGACTTGGAGGTTATGACCACTCTTCTTAAAGAAGAACTGGCTCAACTGGAGGATTATTACCTGTATGAATCGGCACCTATGAAATTGGAGAAATGGCAAAAATGTGACAAAAGCTTACAAGCTATGGCTACACAGTCATACTATCAGTTGCCCTGTGCTTCATACAATGTAAACCAATCTGAAACAAATCCCAGGCTGCTTTCCCTGGCGACTGGAGATCTCGACCTGCGAGGCTTCTGTGGGGGCTCCATGAACCGACCGAAAATGTCTCGACCCGGCCCCTACAGCTACATTCGGACACACTGCAATAGCCAAAGAATATCAGCGAATGGATGTAAAGACGTCGAGGTGTTTGAGAAGGAAATGTGGACTTTCAAAGGGACTCATTCAGGTTACGCAGAGCTGGCTTTTGACCAGTGCTCTGTTGACAAATCCTACGGAAAGAGCCACGCGAGCACCAAGAAGGTTCGGGAATGTGCCATACTGTTGAAGGAAGAAGAAAAGAGTTGCTTCACGGAAGATGTGTTTTACCGGGCGGAGATGATGAGAAGTTACGATCTCGGTGGGTCCCTGGAATCCCACCACAGACGAGAGGGCCAGAGCCACGGGATGAAGATGCTCAGCCACGACGGGATTGCAATGCCCGTTTTGCAGAGCACCGAGAGCGAGAGCTGTCCTCCGTATAAACAGTCCGAAGTAGCCGAGTGCTACTTTCATCAGATCACTGCCAATTTAGAGCCATATCACGGCTTCATGAATGAAATCGATCAGCCGGTCAGAACTGGGGCTGTTGATATCCAGAACAATGACTACTTGCACCACGATTGCCTTGGGGATCAAAGCTTTGAATGTCTGTCCGGAGACAGTGTTGGGTCCTCTTTAGAGTTGCCTGTCCAGAAACCACTACAAAGGTCACGGGAAAGTCAGTGTGTTTTTAAACCAGATGTTAAAGTAGGTCCCTTGGAAAGAAACCATGGAGAACGCAAGCAGAAGAAGAGGGATCAGAACAAGTCCGCAGCCCACAG GTACCGTCAGCGTAAGAGGGCGGAGCAGGACTGTTTGGAGGAGGAGCTTCATGGTTTGGAAGGGCGGAACAGAGAACTTCGGGACAAAGCAGAATCTGTAGAGAGAGAGATTCAGTATGTGAAAGATCTCCTGATTGAAGTCTACAAGGCTCGCAGTCAGCGCTTAAAAGAGGATTCCAGTGCCTAA
- the LOC128029429 gene encoding uncharacterized protein LOC128029429 — protein sequence MVSSQVKATGPKDTEHPEYSCGGSPMPAEPPSDSNIPNLPKPTQKASEASKAKNSCQTGSKKNKSPSENKYLGVRVKMPVRDMLKNIRIAKGIEPKDLQGNHSKASEGEKKRVNTGGNRRRFLKQQTKSLEELAIIVEVLEEDLKTCQSYRLPDYKSPSASCSSELWVEDASPQGFMNTNDQENEIPLSPSYPSETSPVHSVCSSYPSPTYSQGADVFLGNQEEYSIYESDCYRYDGQYRMSCSPANSCEYQVPSPQESFNASPNPEVWEVSSQKMNCPPWPHSQHKEWSCMTTFLTQLEREEILLRGISDQELLAVDGNGRILLHRAVEEGKRSLVYVMARRMAALNKLDIQDSEGKTPLHLAAQTNQHLMVVDLVSLGAEINVKDRNGKTCLHLSAENGYIRVLEVLKGLMRDGVYINLEERDANGLSALQCAAVALNHTVKELELCGAAGWVRLHTLHEEQMIETLECLLQMECYLHTPVQGHFNPMKGAVDPKLCEQATFFQSNEIKARNNMIWKRFGYMCGCF from the exons ATGGTGAGCAGTCAAGTCAAGGCCACAGGTCCCAAAGACACCGAACACCCCGAGTATTCCTGTGGAGGGTCACCGATGCCAGCAGAACCCCCTTCAGATTCAAATATACCGAATCTACCGAAACCGACCCAGAAAGCGTCAGAGGCCAGTAAAGCCAAGAACAGCTGTCAAACAG GATCCAAAAAAAACAAGTCCCCTTCTGAAAATAAATACCTCGGAGTCCGAGTGAAAATGCCAGTACGGGACATGCTCAAGAATATACGGATAGCCAAAGGGATTGAGCCTAAAGATCTGCAG GGAAATCATTCTAAGGCATCTGAAG GGGAAAAGAAACGAGTCAACACAGGTGGAAACCGGAGACGTTTTCTA aaacaacaaacaaaaagtcTTGAGGAGCTTGCGATCATAGTAGAAGTGTTGGAGGAGGATCTTAAGACCTGTCAGTCATACAGATTGCCAGATTACAAAAGCCCTTCAGCTTCATGCTCTTCAGAGCTCTGGGTTGAAGATGCATCTCCACAGGGTTTCATGAACACAAATGACCAGGAGAATGAGATACCTCTGTCTCCAAGCTACCCATCTGAGACCTCCCCTGTCCACTCTGTGTGCAGCTCCTACCCGTCCCCAACTTACAGCCAGGGTGCCGATGTCTTCTTGGGGAATCAGGAAGAATATAGCATTTATGAGTCGGATTGCTACAGGTATGACGGTCAATATAGAATGAGCTGCTCTCCTGCCAACTCATGCGAATACCAGGTGCCCTCCCCACAAGAGTCATTCAACGCCAGTCCCAACCCAGAAGTTTGGGAGGTTTCCTCTCAAAAGATGAACTGTCCACCATGGCCACATTCTCAGCACAAAGAATGGAGCTGCATGACCACCTTCTTGACTCAACTGGAAAGAGAGGAGATCCTGCTGCGAGGGATATCTGACCAAGAGCTTCTCGCAGTAGACGGAAACGGAAGGAT TCTTTTACACAGAGCTGTTGAGGAGGGAAAGAGATCCCTTGTGTATGTTATGGCCAGGAGGATGGCGGCTTTGAATAAGCTAGATATCCAAGATTCGGAGGGAAAG ACTCCTCTTCATCTTGCTGCACAAACGAATCAACACTTAATGGTGGTTGATTTGGTGTCACTTGGTGCAGAAATCAACGTGAAGGACCGGAATGGGAAAACATGTCTTCATCTCAGTGCAGAGAATGGATATATTCGAGTCTTGGAG GTCCTGAAAGGTTTAATGAGAGATGGCGTATATATTAATTTGGAAGAAAGAGATGCAAACG GGCTCAGTGCGCTGCAGTGTGCAGCAGTAGCTCTTAACCACACAGTGAAGGAGCTGGAGCTGTGTGGAGCTGCGGGATGGGTCAGACTGCACACCCTTCATGAGGAGCAGATGATAGAAACACTAGAGTGCCTCCTTCAAATGGAGTGCTATTTACACACTCCG GTTCAGGGTCATTTCAATCCAATGAAAGGAGCTGTTGATCCCAAGCTGTGTGAACAAGCAACCTTCTTTCAGTCAAATGAAATCAAG GCCAGAAACAACATGATTTGGAAGCGGTTTGGCTACATGTGTGGCTGTTTCTAA